The Gemmobacter aquarius genome contains the following window.
GGCCATATCGGCAAGGTCCGCGGGTGTGTAAAGGCCGCTTTCGGAGACGATCATGCGGTCTTCGGGTACGCGGCGGGCCAAATCGCGGGTCGTCTCGAGCGTCACTTCAAACGTGTGAAGGTTGCGGTTGTTGATGCCGATCAACTCGCTTTTCAGCTTGGCTGCACGGTCGAGTTCGGCGCGGTCGTGCACCTCGATCAGGACATCCATCTTCCACTCCAGCGCCACGGCTTCCAACTCTGCCGCTTGCGCGTCGGAAAGTGAGGCCATGATCAGCAGGATGCAATCGGCGTGCAGGCCCCGCGCCTCGACGATCTGGTAGGGATCGTAGATGAAATCCTTTCGCAGGCAGGGCAGGGCCGTCGCCTCGCTGCACTGGGTCAGGAATTCGTCGGCGCCCTGAAACGAAGGTCCGTCCGTCAGCACGGAAAGACAGGTCGCCCCGCCTGCCTCGTAGGCGCGGGCGATGGCTGGCGGGTCGAAATCGGGCCGGATCAGGCCTTTGGAGGGCGAGGCTTTCTTGACCTCGGCGATCAGCCCGTAGCCGGTGGTGCTGGCCTCGTGCAGGGCGCGCGCGAACCCGCGGGGCGCAGGAGCGGCGTTCGCGGCTTCCTCGAGGTCCTGCACCGAGCGTTGCGCCTTGCGGGTCGCGACTTCTTCCAGCTTGTAGGATTTGATGCGGTCCAGAATCGTGGGCATTGGTGTCTATCCGGCCATTCGGCGTTATGTGAGGGTTCAGGCCGTTTGCGTGATACGCGCAAGGGCCGCGACTTTGGCCTGGGCCGCCTTGGAGTCGATGGCATGACGGGCGAGTTCAACGCCTTCGGTCAGCGATTTGGTCTTTTCTGCCACGACCAGCGCCGCCGCGGCGTTCAGCAGCACGGCGTCGCGGTAGGCCCCGGTTGCACCGTCAAGCAGGGCGCGGAAGGCCACGGCGTTTTCGGCTGGCGTGCCGCCGAGGATGGATTCGAACGGGTGATAGGGAAGGCCAGCATCTTCGGGGCCGATCTCGAATTCCTTGATGAATCCTCCCTCGACCGCGCAGACCTTGGTGCGGGCGGCGATGGAGATTTCGTCGGTGCCATCCCCGCCATGCACCAGCCAAGCCTTTTCCGAGCCGAGTTTCAGCAGCGTTTCGGCCATGGGCCGGATCAACCGGTCTGAAAACGTGCCGGTCAGTTGCCGTGTCGCCCCTGCGGGGTTGGTCAGCGGGCCAAGGATGTTGAAGATGGTGCGCGTGCCAAGTTCGGCGCGAACGGGGCCGACATGGCGCATGGCGGGATGGTGCATCGGCGCCATCATGAAGCCGATCCCGACTTCGGCCAGACAACGCTCGACCAGTTCGGGGCCGATCATCACGTTCAGCCCCATTTCCGTCAGCGCATCGGCCGAGCCGGATTTGGACGACAGGTTGCGGTTGCCGTGCTTGGCCACGGCCACACCGCAGGCCGCCACGACAAAGGCGGTTGCTGTCGAGATGTTCAGCGTACCCTTGCCGTCGCCTCCGGTGCCGACGATGTCCATCGCCCCGGCAGGGGCTGTAACCTTGTGGCATTTGGACCGCATGACGCTGGCGGCGGCGGTGTATTCGTCGACCGTCTCGCCCCGCGTTCGCAAGGCCATGAGGAACCCGCCCATCTGCGCGGGCGTGCCCTCGCCGTTAAACAAGGCTTCAAAGGCGCGCTCGGCCTCGGCACGGGTCAGCGGGCGTTCGGCGGCAAGGCCAATCAGCGGGCGCAGCACATCGCTCATGCGGGCACCCCTTGAAGTGCGCCTGCCTCGGTCAGGAAGTTCCGCAGCAATTGATGCCCGTGTTCCGAAGCGATGCTTTCCGGATGAAACTGCACCCCTTCGATCAGCGCGGTCTTGTGGCGCAGGCCCATGATCGTGCCATCGTCAAGCCATGCCGTCACTTCGAGGCAATCGGGCAGGGTGGCGCGGTCCACGATCAGCGAATGGTAGCGCGTGGCCTGAAACGGCGAGGGCAGGTCGCGGAACACGCCTTTGCCTGTGTGGTGCATGGTGCCCATCTTGCCATGCACGATTTCATGGCAGCGCACGACATCTCCGCCAAAAGCCTGCCCGATGGTCTGATGCCCGAGGCAAACGCCCAGAAGGGGGATTCGCGCTTCGTATGCAGCGAGTGTCAGAGGCAGGCAAATCCCGGCCTGCGCAGGGTCGCATGGGCCTGGCGATAGCACGATTGCCTGCGGTTTCATTGCCATGAGCGCCTGCACGTCTAGCGCATCGTTGCGCTTTACGACGATATCGGCCCCCAACTCGCCCAGATAATGCACGAGATTGTAGGTGAAACTGTCGTAGTTATCGATCAGGAGCAGCATCTTGCGGGCCTTGCCGGATTGGGGGTGAAGCCTGGAACGGGTCGGGCTATACATGGGCAGAGCTAAGGCGGGGCGTCAAGGTGACGAAGCCGCCCAAGACGGCGAATAGGGCTGGCAAGACGGGGGAACGGCGTGATCCGTGGGTTTGGGACAGGGTTGGTCTGGGGTGGCATTGTCGCGGGCGCAGGCCTTGCGGTGATATCGCAGGTGGCGCCTTTGCCTCGTCCGGTAGAGCCGGAGGTCGCGGCCACTTCCGCACCGCAAGTGCAGGATGCACCGGTGATCGTCGGCGAACCGCCTGCGGTGGCGATTGCCGAAGATCCGGGTGGCCTGCCCGATGCCGTGAATGACGCCCTGCCCGATGCCCTGCCGGAAACTGCGATTCAATCGCCGGACGCGGAGCCTGCACCGGCGGGCGATAGTGTCGCCGAACCGCCCCTGGTGGCGCAGGATGTTGCCCCTGACCGTGTGGCGACGCCTGACGTGTCCTTGACTGCCCCCGAGGCGCCCGTGCCACAGACCGGCGATCTGCCGAGTATCCTTCCTTTGCCGTCGGTTCCGCCTTTGTCGGGTGACAGCGCGCCCGAAACGGTCGAACCGCCGCCCGTCATCGCCGATGCGCCGTCTGAACCTTTGCTCGAAAAAGCGCCGGAACTGCCAGAGCCGCCTGCCGCAACCGGCGGGGCCGCGATCATTGCGCTCGACCCGGTGCCGACATTGCCAGAAGCGCCAAGTTTGATCGTACCCGACAGCCGACCGTTGACCGAGCGTCAGCAACCCCCGACCGCAGATGCGCTTCCCCGCATCGGTGATGGGACCGAGGAGGTTGTGGCACTGCCCGCTGCGACCACTCCGCTTGATCTCTTCTCGCGTCCTTTCGACAATGCGGATGGAAAGCCCCTGTTTGCGCTGGTTCTGATCGATGACGGTGCGCCGGACCTCGACCGCGAGACGCTTGCAGCGCTGCCATTCCCGGTTACCTTTGTCGTCGATCCGCTTTTGCCGGATGTCGCAGCGATTGCCGCAGTCTACCGGAACGCGGGGCAAGAGGTGATGATCCAGACGACCGGTGTGCCCAAGGGGGCAAAGCCGGCGGATATCGAGCAGAGCTATCAGGCGATGGACATCGCGGTGCCCGAGGCGGTTGCCGTTCTGGGCGCTGCGGGACTGGAAGAAGACAACCGCGCTTTGGCGGCTGCGGTGGCGCCGATTCTCGTGGCACAGGGCAGGGGTATCCTGACGATGGAACGCGGTTTGAACGCCGTCGATCAGGCCGCGCGCCGCGAGGGTGTACCACAAGCGACCGCCTTCAGGATGCTTGACGCTGCGGGTGAATCGGTGCCCGTGATCCGCCGTTATCTGGACCGTGCGGCCTTCCGTGCGGCGCAGGAAGGGTCGGTCGTGGTGCTGGGCAGCACGCGCCCCGATACGATTGCCGCGATTCTGCAGTGGAACGTCGAAGGGCGCGCCGCTTCCGTTGCGCTGGCCCCGATCAGCGCGGTGCTGCGTAAGGAAAACTGAGCGTTGCCGGTTGTCGGTGCCTTAGCCGTTCGAGCGTCGGGCGAACATGCCTGCGTCTTCCGCCGCGCGGCGCAGGGCGCGGGATTTGTTGACGGTTTCCTGATATTCGGCCTCGGGGTCGCTGTCATAGACAACGCCGCCGCCCGCCTGAATATAAAGCGTCTCGTCCTTGAGCACGGCCGTTCGCAACGCGATGCAGAAATCCATTTCCCCATTCGCTGCGAAATAGCCCAAGCCCCCGCCATAGATGCCGCGCTTTTCGGGTTCCAGCTCGTCGATGATCTCCATCGCGCGCACCTTTGGCGCACCCGAAACCGTGCCGGCAGGCAGGCCCGCCAACAGTGCCGATAGCGCATCTTCGCCGTCAGCGATTTCGCCCACGACGTTCGACACGATATGCATCACATGGCTGTAGCGTTCGATGATGAACTGTTCGGTCGGACGCACGGTGCCGAGTTTTGCGACCCGTCCCACATCGTTGCGCCCCAGATCGAGCAGCATCAGATGCTCGGCCAGTTCCTTCTGGTCGGCCAGAAGATCAAGCTCTAGCGCCTTGTCCTCTTCCGCCGTTGCGCCGCGTTTGCGGGTTCCGGCAATGGGGCGCACCGTCACCTCGCCGTCGCGCAGACGGACAAGGATTTCGGGGCTGGCGCCGATGACCTGAAAGCCGCCGAAGTTGAAGAAGAACATGAAGGGCGAAGGGTTGGTGCGACGAAGCGAGCGGTACAGTGCAAAGGGCGGCAGCTCGAATCGCTGCGCCCAACGCTGGCTGGGAACGACCTGAAAGATGTCGCCCGCGCGGATATAATCCTTGGCCTTTTCGACGGCGGCCTTGTAGCCGTCATGCGTGAAATTCGACTGCGCTTCGCCCACGGGCCGTGCCTCGCCCAGATCACGCTGTGCCGGTGGTGCGCGGTCAAGGTCGCGCAGCGCGTCCATCACACGCTCGGCGGCTTGGGCATAGGCTGCGCGGGCGGTCAGGCCCGATGCGGTCCAGGCGGGGGCGACGAGCGTGACCTCTCCCTTGACGCCGTCAAGCACGGCCACGACCGAGGGGCGCATCAGCACCGCATCGGGAAGGCCCAGCGGATCGGGGTTCACGTCGGGCAGGTTCTCGACCAGCCGGATCATGTCGTAGCCGAGATAGCCGAACAGGCCCGCCGCGATGGGCGGCAGGCCATCGGGCAGGTCGATCCGGCTTTCCGCAATCAGCGCCCGCAGCGTATCGAGCGGCGCGCCATCGAGCGAGACAAAGGCCGCCGGATCGAAGCGGGCTTCGCGGTTTATGCGGCTTTGGGTGCCATGGCATTGCCAGATCAGATCGGGCTTCATGCCCACGACCGAATAACGTCCCCGAACCTCGCCGCCTGTCACGCTTTCCAGCATGAACGTGTCGGTCCGGGCTTCGGCCAGTTTCAGCATCAAGGACACCGGCGTGTCGAGATCGGCCGCGAGGCGTGCATGGACGACCTGATTGTGGCCGGCGTTCCAGCCGCGTTCGAACGCGTCAAAACCTGGGCTGAGTTTCATTTCGGGCCTTACTGCATCTGGGCGTTGATCGCATTGATCGCGGTCTGGTCGAGTTCGATCCCCGCTTCGAGCCCGAGAGCATCCGAGAATAGGGTGAATGCGTCCTCGGCGATGTCGCGGCGTGCGCGGATGGCGATGCTGTCATGCAGCGCGGCCGCATCCTCGCCCGTGGTGGTGGCGGGCGTTACCTCGTCAAGGCGTACGAGGCCGACGAATCCGTCAAGCGCCAGCACCTGCATGTCGCCCGATTTCATGCCGAACGCCGCTTTCAGAACGTCGGGCGGCAAACCTTCAAGCGTGCCGTCGCGCGTCATGTTGCGGCTGGCCGACACGATGCCGAAGCTGCCGAGCGATGCGCCGCCTTGGACCGCGGTCCTGATCTCGGCCGCACGGGCCGCAAGTGCCTTGGCCAGCGCGTCCTTTTTCCACGCCTCTGTCACCTGCGCTTTCGCATCGGCAAAGGGAATGGGGGTTGGCGGCACGGTTTCATCGAGCCGCAAGGCGACAATGGTACCATCGTCCAACTCGACCGCTTCGGGGAAATCACCCTCTTGCAGGGCATCGGCTGCGGTGCGGAAGCCTTGGAAAGCGGTGATGCCTTCGGAGGGGGTTTCGGCCGAATAATCGAGTGTCGCAAGCTCCATTCCCGCTTCCTTGGCGGCGTCTTCCAGATCTGCGCCAGAGGCGAGGATGTCGTTGATCTGCTCGAACTCGTCCGAGACGGCGGTACGGGCGGCGACGAGTTGCAATTCCGCCTTGAGGTCGTCCTTGGCCTGATCGAAGGTGGTTTCCTGCGCTGCCATGACCGCGTTCATACGAAACAGGGCGGGGCCGAAATCGGTGGCGACGGGGCCTGCAACGCCCGGTTCGGTCAGCGCGAAGACAGCATCGGCGGCGGCCCCGAGATCGTCGCGGCTGACATCGCCAAGGTCGATGTCGGTCAGGGCGAGTTTGCGTTCCCCGACCAGTTGTTCAAATGTCGCCTCTCCTGCATCAAGACGGGCCTTGGCGGCTTTCGCCTCATCCTCGGTCGGGTAAACGAGGCGTTCGACCAGACGGCGTTCTGGCACCATGAATTCCGCGATCCGGGCGTCATAAGCCGCTTTAACCGCGGCGTCGTCGACTGGCATCGTGGGGGCCAACGTTTCGGGGTGAAGGGCTGCATAGGTGATGCGCTTGGCTTCGGGCCTGGTGAAGGTTGCGATCTGCGCGTCATAGACGGCCTGAAGCTCTGCATCGGTGGGGGCTGCAAGCGGTGCGGCAAGATCGGCCTCGGACAGGGGCAGAACCGAAAAGGAGCGCGTCTCGCCCTGCCACGCGGCGAGGGTGTCGGTGTAGGCGGCAGGTGCGGTGAAACCGCCCACTATGGCGCCTTGCAAGACGGAACGGGCGATGTCGGCGCGCATGCCTTCTTCGAACTTGGCTTCGGTCAGGTTGTTGCGTTCCAGCGCGAAGCGGTAGGTTTCGCGGTCGAAGGCGCCCGATGTGCCCTTGAAGGCGTCCATCTTCTGGATTTCGGCGGCAAGGGTGGCGTCGCCGGCCGAGATGCCGATCCGGGCGGTTTCGTTGTCGAGTGCGGCCTTTGAAACAAGGCCGCGCAGCACCTGCTGGTCGAGTCCGAAGGCGCGGGCCTGTTCCAGCGTCAATCGCATGCCGAATTGCTGCGACATCTGGTCGACCTGCTGGCGCAGCGCGCGGGAGTATTCGTTCACGTCGATCTCGCGGTCGCCGACGCGGCCGATGCTGGTGATGCCGCCGCCGAAGTTGGTGACGCCGAACCCGCCGAGGCCAAGCATGATCAGGACCAGAAGGCCCCATACCAGCGTCGAGCCGGTCTTGCGCTTCTTGGGGGTATCGGTGCTGTCTTGCTTTGCCATCGTCACGCCTTTTGACCGCGCTGAACTGTTGTGGTCGCCTGTCTATGCGGTCAGGGCGCAGGGGGCAAGCGGGCTAGAGCCGGACCGAGGCGAGGCGGCGGAACATCTCGGCTATTCCGGCGCCGTCGACGTTGGCGAAGGCGATACGCAACTGGCGCTTGCCGTCGGGGTTACCGTGCGGTTGGAACATGGTGCCGGGCAGCATGAGGAGCGAGGCATCATGCACCAGACGCTTGGCCAAGGCGTCGGAATCCATCGGGTAGGGGTGTTCGACATAGGCGAAATAAGCGCCACATCCCAATAGCTTCCAGTCCGGCAGGGCGGCGAAACCGCCGACCATCGCGGTGCGACGGTTCAAGATTTCGACCCGCTCACCAGCGACCCATTTGCCAAGGTTCTGCATGCCCCAGAGCGCGCCGATCTGGCCGAGCTGGCTGGGGCAGATGGCGACGCAGTCGAGGAATTTCTCGACCTCGGCCAGACGGGCCGGGCTGGCCACAACTGCGCCGACGCGGTGGCCTGTCAGCCTGTAAGCCTTTGAAAACGAATAGAGCTGGATCAGCGTGTCGTCCCAGTCTGGGTCGGCAAAAAGGTCATGCGGGCGACCTGTGCGGCTGTCGAAATCGCGGTAGGTTTCATCCACGATCAGCGCGATGCCCTTGGCGCGGCAGAGGTCGCGGAAGGCGGCAAGGGTTTCGGCGGGGTATTCGGAACCGCCCGGATTGTTGGGGCTGACCAGCACGATCGCGCGGGTTTTGGGCGTGATCAGGCGGGCTGCGGCATCGGCTTCGGGGATCAGGCCTACGCCTGCCGGCAGCGGCACGGCGGTGACGCCTGCCATGTCGAGCCACATTTTATGATTGAAATACCAAGGGGTTGGAAGGATTACTTCATCCCCGTTTCCCGCCAGCGTGGCGGTGATTGCGGTGAATGCCTGATTGCAACCTTGGGTGATTGCGACCTGATCTTCGCGCACTGTGCCCCCGTAGGAGT
Protein-coding sequences here:
- the trpC gene encoding indole-3-glycerol phosphate synthase TrpC produces the protein MPTILDRIKSYKLEEVATRKAQRSVQDLEEAANAAPAPRGFARALHEASTTGYGLIAEVKKASPSKGLIRPDFDPPAIARAYEAGGATCLSVLTDGPSFQGADEFLTQCSEATALPCLRKDFIYDPYQIVEARGLHADCILLIMASLSDAQAAELEAVALEWKMDVLIEVHDRAELDRAAKLKSELIGINNRNLHTFEVTLETTRDLARRVPEDRMIVSESGLYTPADLADMARYGARCFLIGESLMRQKDVEAATRTILSAPLKSQGGI
- the trpD gene encoding anthranilate phosphoribosyltransferase; amino-acid sequence: MSDVLRPLIGLAAERPLTRAEAERAFEALFNGEGTPAQMGGFLMALRTRGETVDEYTAAASVMRSKCHKVTAPAGAMDIVGTGGDGKGTLNISTATAFVVAACGVAVAKHGNRNLSSKSGSADALTEMGLNVMIGPELVERCLAEVGIGFMMAPMHHPAMRHVGPVRAELGTRTIFNILGPLTNPAGATRQLTGTFSDRLIRPMAETLLKLGSEKAWLVHGGDGTDEISIAARTKVCAVEGGFIKEFEIGPEDAGLPYHPFESILGGTPAENAVAFRALLDGATGAYRDAVLLNAAAALVVAEKTKSLTEGVELARHAIDSKAAQAKVAALARITQTA
- a CDS encoding anthranilate synthase component II; this translates as MLLLIDNYDSFTYNLVHYLGELGADIVVKRNDALDVQALMAMKPQAIVLSPGPCDPAQAGICLPLTLAAYEARIPLLGVCLGHQTIGQAFGGDVVRCHEIVHGKMGTMHHTGKGVFRDLPSPFQATRYHSLIVDRATLPDCLEVTAWLDDGTIMGLRHKTALIEGVQFHPESIASEHGHQLLRNFLTEAGALQGVPA
- a CDS encoding divergent polysaccharide deacetylase family protein; translated protein: MIRGFGTGLVWGGIVAGAGLAVISQVAPLPRPVEPEVAATSAPQVQDAPVIVGEPPAVAIAEDPGGLPDAVNDALPDALPETAIQSPDAEPAPAGDSVAEPPLVAQDVAPDRVATPDVSLTAPEAPVPQTGDLPSILPLPSVPPLSGDSAPETVEPPPVIADAPSEPLLEKAPELPEPPAATGGAAIIALDPVPTLPEAPSLIVPDSRPLTERQQPPTADALPRIGDGTEEVVALPAATTPLDLFSRPFDNADGKPLFALVLIDDGAPDLDRETLAALPFPVTFVVDPLLPDVAAIAAVYRNAGQEVMIQTTGVPKGAKPADIEQSYQAMDIAVPEAVAVLGAAGLEEDNRALAAAVAPILVAQGRGILTMERGLNAVDQAARREGVPQATAFRMLDAAGESVPVIRRYLDRAAFRAAQEGSVVVLGSTRPDTIAAILQWNVEGRAASVALAPISAVLRKEN
- the trpE gene encoding anthranilate synthase component I, which produces MKLSPGFDAFERGWNAGHNQVVHARLAADLDTPVSLMLKLAEARTDTFMLESVTGGEVRGRYSVVGMKPDLIWQCHGTQSRINREARFDPAAFVSLDGAPLDTLRALIAESRIDLPDGLPPIAAGLFGYLGYDMIRLVENLPDVNPDPLGLPDAVLMRPSVVAVLDGVKGEVTLVAPAWTASGLTARAAYAQAAERVMDALRDLDRAPPAQRDLGEARPVGEAQSNFTHDGYKAAVEKAKDYIRAGDIFQVVPSQRWAQRFELPPFALYRSLRRTNPSPFMFFFNFGGFQVIGASPEILVRLRDGEVTVRPIAGTRKRGATAEEDKALELDLLADQKELAEHLMLLDLGRNDVGRVAKLGTVRPTEQFIIERYSHVMHIVSNVVGEIADGEDALSALLAGLPAGTVSGAPKVRAMEIIDELEPEKRGIYGGGLGYFAANGEMDFCIALRTAVLKDETLYIQAGGGVVYDSDPEAEYQETVNKSRALRRAAEDAGMFARRSNG
- a CDS encoding peptidylprolyl isomerase; the protein is MAKQDSTDTPKKRKTGSTLVWGLLVLIMLGLGGFGVTNFGGGITSIGRVGDREIDVNEYSRALRQQVDQMSQQFGMRLTLEQARAFGLDQQVLRGLVSKAALDNETARIGISAGDATLAAEIQKMDAFKGTSGAFDRETYRFALERNNLTEAKFEEGMRADIARSVLQGAIVGGFTAPAAYTDTLAAWQGETRSFSVLPLSEADLAAPLAAPTDAELQAVYDAQIATFTRPEAKRITYAALHPETLAPTMPVDDAAVKAAYDARIAEFMVPERRLVERLVYPTEDEAKAAKARLDAGEATFEQLVGERKLALTDIDLGDVSRDDLGAAADAVFALTEPGVAGPVATDFGPALFRMNAVMAAQETTFDQAKDDLKAELQLVAARTAVSDEFEQINDILASGADLEDAAKEAGMELATLDYSAETPSEGITAFQGFRTAADALQEGDFPEAVELDDGTIVALRLDETVPPTPIPFADAKAQVTEAWKKDALAKALAARAAEIRTAVQGGASLGSFGIVSASRNMTRDGTLEGLPPDVLKAAFGMKSGDMQVLALDGFVGLVRLDEVTPATTTGEDAAALHDSIAIRARRDIAEDAFTLFSDALGLEAGIELDQTAINAINAQMQ
- a CDS encoding aminotransferase, whose amino-acid sequence is MTLLLNPAMAATDPPPVMEARRWLQGAVFPADRPLINVSQAAPVDPPPLGLRQALAEAALTNDAAHLYGPVLGLPELRAEIAAQWTDSYGGTVREDQVAITQGCNQAFTAITATLAGNGDEVILPTPWYFNHKMWLDMAGVTAVPLPAGVGLIPEADAAARLITPKTRAIVLVSPNNPGGSEYPAETLAAFRDLCRAKGIALIVDETYRDFDSRTGRPHDLFADPDWDDTLIQLYSFSKAYRLTGHRVGAVVASPARLAEVEKFLDCVAICPSQLGQIGALWGMQNLGKWVAGERVEILNRRTAMVGGFAALPDWKLLGCGAYFAYVEHPYPMDSDALAKRLVHDASLLMLPGTMFQPHGNPDGKRQLRIAFANVDGAGIAEMFRRLASVRL